In the Plasmodium yoelii strain 17X genome assembly, chromosome: 3 genome, one interval contains:
- a CDS encoding MORN repeat protein, putative, translating into MSKDIVEKSECEEFDKNYTGIATITYKNGDKFIGSFCNGERSSGKYFYSQNRIYEGSYFSGKKQGLGRLVKSSNDFYYGNFEKGKKNGLGFQKYPNNDFYYGEWKNNKKHGKGIYYFSNSKEYYSGEWCKGNFVSGTWHISGNIKYVGTFFKNKPKYNGSFFFTNESKICVFYEQLVNLSSDNANNVDLFWKYL; encoded by the exons atgagcAAAGATATAGTTGAAAAAAGTGAGTGTGAAGAGTTTGACAAAAATTATACag gAATTGCCActataacatataaaaatggagaTAAATTTATCGGATCGTTTTGTAATGGAGAAAGATCAAGTgggaaatatttttattcacaaAATAGAATATATGAGGGTTCATATTTTAGTGGAAAAAAACAAGGTTTGGGACGGCTTGTAAAAAGTTCaaatgatttttattatg gaaattttgaaaaaggaaaaaaaaacggATTGGGGTTTCAAAAATATCCAAATAATGACTTTTATTATGGAgaatggaaaaataataaaaagcatggaaaaggaatatactatttttcaaattctaaagaatat TATTCTGGTGAATGGTGCAAAGGTAATTTTGTTAGTGGGACGTGGCATATTTctggaaatataaaatatgtcgGAACCTTTTTCAAGAATAAGCCAAAATATAATggaagttttttttttacgaaTGAATCGAAAATATGTGTTTTTTATGAACAATTAGTTAATCTCTCTAGTGATAATGCTAATAATGTGGATCTATTttggaaatatttataa
- a CDS encoding PCI domain-containing protein, putative, translated as MNLNEENGITKKINWLRQLEERNPEYELKRRNIFPNYISLLNSIEECIKLKNGYKMNQILKLTQIPIYIYIIDNMNENDLRKKIKERNSLKNFEQLIIDHFNIIKILCNKNHINWDILSNISCKFLSTFLQLYCNNLWLLPYLLSICSFLNNISTLADSYNNNKNDIFSDENEDINNKNKYTIEVLNSIRGKIGIVKGDAEKHGGFVILMLQSIKLCMKLNNMQITSSFLKIINSTDINYAYIPKLFIVLFKCELGKLYLQKMEYEKAENEFIWAFSNSQKNKIAFRKKILQAIISIRLNKGIYPPKNLLKKYNLHIYIDIIYSMKRGNIFLYNNVIQNFSKYFFENGLNECIDQIHFIVKRNLLKIIVDWWNQIIKDNPNKVYKVPISLFHHIFIWAGITQHHYYLETLCIITSLILFRYINAYISYDNNILVLSKNDPFPLLSQPRISR; from the coding sequence ATGAATTTGAACGAAGAAAATGGaatcacaaaaaaaataaattggcTAAGGCAGTTAGAAGAAAGGAACCCTgaatatgaattaaaaagaaggaatatatttccaaattatatttcattaCTTAATAGTATAGAAGaatgtataaaattaaaaaatggatataaaaTGAATCAAATCTTAAAATTAACACAAAtacctatatatatatatattattgataatatgaatgaaaatgatttacgtaaaaaaataaaagaaagaaattcattaaaaaattttgaacaattaataattgatcattttaatataataaaaatattgtgtaataaaaatcatataaattgggatatattatcaaatataagttgtaaatttttatcaACATTTCTTCAATTATATTGTAATAATTTATGGCTACTTCCTTATTTATTGTCTATATGctcatttttaaataatattagcaCATTAGCagattcatataataataataaaaatgatatatttagtgatgaaaatgaagatataaataataaaaataaatatactatCGAAGTACTAAATTCAATTAGAGGTAAAATTGGGATAGTAAAAGGAGATGCAGAAAAACATGGAGGGTTTGTTATATTAATGCTTCAATCTATTAAGCTATGTatgaaattaaataatatgcaaATAACATCaagttttttaaaaattataaattctaCCGATAttaattatgcatatattccaaaattatttattgtcTTATTTAAATGTGAATTaggaaaattatatttacaaaaaatggAATATGAAAAAGCTGAAAATGAATTTATTTGGGCTTTTTCAAAttctcaaaaaaataaaatagcttttagaaaaaaaatattacaagcTATTATATCTATACGTTTAAATAAAGGAATATATCCaccaaaaaatttattaaaaaaatataatcttcatatatatatagatattatATACTCAATGAAAAGaggtaatatttttttatataataatgttattcaaaatttttctaaatatttttttgagaaCGGACTAAATGAATGTATAGATCAAATACATTTTATTGTAAAaagaaatttattaaaaattatcgTTGATTGGTGGAATCAAATTATTAAAGATAATCCaaataaagtatataaagttcctatatctttatttcatcatatttttatatgggCAGGAATAACACAacatcattattatcttgAAACCCTATGCATTATTACTTCTCTTATTTTATTCAGATATATTAATGCTTATATTTCATATGACAATAATATACTTGTTCTTAGCAAAAACGACCCATTCCCACTTTTATCTCAGCCACGTATTAGTCGATAG
- a CDS encoding DNA-directed RNA polymerase II 16 kDa subunit, putative, with protein sequence MANNNLHGNIQDLNLGPEFQNCKCLNLCELQLILGDQLRLTSKRNEDAQALIRSSFDYANRFATIKNRSSIVDIRTNLERIGELYEYEIAMLVNLLPKTILEARYFIPSLIRLNEETLNSILEHLISYKMYVS encoded by the exons atggCAAATAACAACTTACATGGTAATATTCAAGATTTAAACCTTGGCCCAG aATTTCAAAATTGCAAATGCTTAAACTTGTGTGAATTACAACTAATTTTGGGCGATCAATTAAGGCTGACTTCGAAAAGAAACGAAGATGCTCAAgc ACTTATAAGATCCTCATTTGATTATGCAAACAGGTTTgcaacaataaaaaatagaagCTCAATAGTTGATATTAGAACAAACTTAGAACGTATCGGAGAGTTGTATGAATATGAAATAGCAATGTTAGTAAACTTATTGCCTAAAACAATTTTAGAGGCCAGATATTTTATTCCATCTTTAATTCGGTTAAATGAAGAAACATTAAATTCAATATTAGAGCATCttataagttataaaatGTATGTATCATAA
- a CDS encoding RNA-binding protein, putative gives MSQIFNSNGTIVCRNIPADINRIEITEIFNKHGTLLGDGIYFGKKNSNVFFIKYVNFKDAVKAYESLKDSKAPEHDFKLSLSKSDELKYKAIKGDTKSIEQLKHIYKNNEQLIITEEMRNEFINEINEYIPELSKKKREDNEKKKQDSEKKKDKSFILNLLTNVDEPRENEQDNKLKEELKNYLNLNCLCAYNFDENNKLDNYLIPTFPN, from the exons atGAGCCAAATTTTTAATAGTAATGGGACTATAGTATGTCGAAATATTCCAGCTGATATTAATCGAATTGAAATAAcagaaatatttaataagc atGGTACGCTGTTGGGAGATGGAATATATTTtgggaaaaaaaatagtaatgtattttttattaagtaTGTTAATTTCAAAGATGCTGTAAAAGCATAtgaa AGTTTGAAAGATAGCAAAGCTCCTGAGCATGACTTTAAATTAAGTTTAAGCAAAAGTGATGAGCTTAAATACAAGGCAATAAAAG GGGATACAAAATCGATCGAACAGTtgaaacatatttataaaaataatgaacaaTTAATAATTACTGAAGAAATGAGAAATGAATTtattaatgaaataaatgaatatatccctgaattatcaaaaaaaaaaagagaagataatgaaaaaaaaaaacaagatagtgaaaaaaaaaaagataaatcttttattttaaatcTTTTGACAAATGTTGATGAACCTCGTGAAAATGAACAAGACAACAA gCTAAAAGAGGAGCTGAAAAATTACTTAAACTTAAATTGCTTATGTGCATATAATTTTgacgaaaataataaacttGACAATTATCTTATTCCCACATTTCCAAATTAA
- a CDS encoding PH domain-containing protein, putative has protein sequence MFKMEIVNEGWVFKQSKYLKRLRKRYIILTKNFICSFKSEYYQGEKPTEILYLNKFTELTSMDDIRKIKSISSELGLEDIHLFNVCYNNRKILFATMDKDEKNKWIRHISKQMIRPTVLVNE, from the exons ATGTTTAAAATGGAAATAGTAAATGAGGGATGGGTTTTTAAACAatctaaatatttaaaaaggtTAAGAAAGAGATACATTATATTAACGAAAAATTTCATTTGTTCTTTTAAGTCTGAATATTATCAAGGGGAAAAACCAACCGAA ATATTGTACTTAAACAAATTTACGGAATTAACATCAATGGATGatattagaaaaataaaatcaatatCGAGCGAGTTGGGCTTAGAAGacatacatttatttaatgttTGCTATAACAACagaaaaattttatttgcCACTATGGATAAGGACGAAAAAAACAAGTGGATCC GACATATCAGCAAACAAATGATCAGGCCCACAGTGCTAGTGAACGAATAG